From a region of the Chrysemys picta bellii isolate R12L10 chromosome 7, ASM1138683v2, whole genome shotgun sequence genome:
- the IKZF5 gene encoding zinc finger protein Pegasus, whose amino-acid sequence MGEKKPEPLDFVKDFQEYLTQQTHHVNMISGSVSGDNDADALQGAGADGDQNGLDHPSVEVSLDENSGMLVDGFERTFDGKLKCRYCNYASKGTARLIEHIRIHTGEKPHRCHLCPFASAYERHLEAHMRSHTGEKPYKCELCSFRCSDRSNLSHHRRRKHKMVPIKGTRSSLSSKKMWGVLQKKTSNLGYSRRSLINLSPPSMVVQKPDYLNDFTHEIPNIQTEAYESMTKTTQTGGLPRDPQDLKIDNPLNQLSTLAGQLSSLPPETQNPASPDVVPCQDEKPFIIQQPAAPAVVSSVSTNIPQSSSPTSPDPRPPHSQRNYSPVAGPSSDRSVHTSTPSISNSQPSTPAPTLPVQDPQLLHHCQHCDMYFADNILYTIHMGCHGFENPFQCNICGCKCKNKYDFACHFARGQHNQH is encoded by the exons CCATGTAAATATGATTTCTGGATCTGTTAGTGGAGACAATGATGCAGATGCCCTTCAGGGAG CTGGGGCAGATGGTGATCAGAATGGACTAGATCATCCTTCTGTTGAAGTTTCACTGGATGAAAACTCAGGAATGTTAGTGGATGGGTTTGAAAGGACATTTGATGGAAAGCTGAAGTGTCGATATTGCAACTATGCCAGCAAAGGAACAGCACGGCTTATAGAGCATATCAGAATTCACACAG gtGAAAAGCCACACAGATGCCATCTATGTCCATTTGCATCAGCCTATGAACGTCATCTGGAAGCGCACATGCGATCACATACTGGTGAAAAACCATATAAATGCGAATTGTGTTCCTTCCGCTGCAGTGACAGAAGTAACCTGTCTCATCATCGTAGACGCAAGCATAAAATGGTACCTATAAAAGGTACTAGGTCTTCCCTAAGCAGCAAGAAAATGTGGGGGGTTTTGCAGAAGAAGACCAGCAATCTGGGATACAGCAGAAGATCATTAATTAATTTGAGCCCGCCTTCCATGGTGGTTCAGAAACCAGACTACCTTAATGATTTCACCCATGAAATCCCAAATATTCAGACTGAAGCATATGAAAGCATGACAAAAACAACACAGACTGGTGGCCTGCCGAGAGATCCACAAGACCTTAAGATAGACAATCCATTAAATCAGCTATCAACATTAGCAGGACAGTTGTCTAGCTTGCCACCTGAAACCCAAAACCCAGCATCTCCTGATGTTGTACCATGCCAAGATGAAAAGCCTTTTATAATACAGCAGCCTGCTGCACCAGCAGTAGTTTCATCTGTGTCAACAAATATTCCTCAAAGTTCATCTCCTACTAGCCCAGATCCTCGGCCCCCACACAGTCAAAGGAACTACAGTCCAGTGGCAGGTCCAAGCAGTGATCGCAGCGTCCATACTAGTACTCCTAGCATAAGTAACAGTCAGCCAAGTACTCCAGCTCCAACCCTTCCAGTTCAGGATCCTCAGCTTCTGCATCACTGCCAGCACTGTGACATGTATTTTGCAGACAATATCCTTTATACTATTCACATGGGATGTCATGGGTTTGAAAATCCGTTTCAGTGCAACATATGTGGGTGCAAATGTAAAAATAAGTATGACTTTGCTTGCCATTTTGCAAGAGGTCAACATAACCAACATTGA